ACCACGGGGGATTGCGCAATCATCGGCAAGGCGCTCCGTCAGACGGGACACAGAAGAATGAAAATCGCATGTTCGAACTATACGGGTCAGAAGCCGGTTTGGCTGCACCGGCGCGTTCAACCATGGTCGCCGGGCGACGTGAAGCCCGGCTTGCCGATCTGATCGGGCGTTTGCGGCACGCGCCGGAAGCGCGAGGTGTCGTAGCCCATCGCGTCCAGCCGGGCCAGCAGCGCCTGATAGGTGGCCTCGTCCATGTTCGGCTCGCGCGAGAAGATCCAGCCGAGCTTCTTGCCGGGATAGCCGAGGATGGTGTACCGATAGTCGGGATCCACGTAGAGCGTCAATTGCCAGACGTAGATCGGCCAGAACAGCCGCACGCGCCAGGCGCCGCCGTCGCTGCCCGGCTTCACCGTGTCGAGGAACCGATAGCGCGTTTCCGGCCGGTCGAAGCCTCCCTTGCGCCCCACGAACACGTCGTCGATGCGGCCGTCCGCGCGCAGCGTCCACTGCGCGCGGCTGCCGACGAAGCCGCGCTCCGCGAAGTAGGGAATATGGGCGATCACGTACCAGCGGCCCATGTAGCGCGGCAGATCGACCGGCACGGTCGACAGCGGCACGGCCGCGCGCGGGTTCGGGTTCGGCGGATCGCTCGTGCAGCCGGCCGTGAGGGCGAGGCCGAAACCGATCACCAGCGTTCCGACGATGCAGCGCAGCAAAAAGCGTCTCATAGCGAACCTCGCAGGCGGGTGGGGGGCTTCTCGAACGGGGCGCGGGCAGCGCCGCCGCGTGGTCCGCGGCCCTGGCCGGACGGCCCGGCCAGGGCGGTCCGGCCGATGCGCGAGCTGCCGGCCGCGCGGCCGGCAGCAGCCGTGCCGGCCGGGCGAGCGCGCGGCGGGATGGCCCGGGCCGCCGCGCACGACGGCGGCGGACCGATCAGGACCAGCGGAACAACGGCGGCAGCAGACATGCGCGCTCCAGGATGGCGATGACGACCATATACGGAGCCGGGCGGCCGGCGGATGCATGCGGGCGCGGCGGACCCTGCGGACGGGGCGGGCGGGCCGCCGCCGCGGGCTCGCGACGCGCCGCGGCGGCGGGCCTCACCGATGCGCGCGCGCCGGGCGCTCACCACCGGCCGGTCGGCCCGCCTCGGCCGCCGGCTTCGCCGCCGCGAGCGGAACCCGGGCACGCCGCCGTGCGGCGGCGGGGCGCCCCGGCGTCACCAATGCCGGGGCCGGTCCGGACATCGCCGGGCGGCATCGGGCGATGCCGCCCGGCACATGCCTGACAAATACCTGACAAACACCCAATAAATGCCCGATGCGTGCCCGATGCACGCGCGGTCATTGCCGGCCGCCCCCGCGCACCGCCGTGACAAGCTTGTCGCGCAGCACGAGCACGGCCTGCCGGGTCCGCTCGACCTGGTCCGGGCTCAGCCCGCAGGCCCCGGCGAGGTCCACCTGTGCCAGTTCCTCGCGCAGTTGCCAGCCCTGCTGCGTCAGGCTGATCAACACCTGACGCTCGTCGCGCGCGGCGCGCTGCCGCTGCAGATAGCCGAGCGCCTCGAGCTTCTTCAGGATCGGCGTGAGCGTGTTCGATTCGAGGAACAGCTTCTCGCCGAGCCGGCCGACGGTGGGCGCCTGTTCCTCGGACACCGCCACCAGCGTGAGGTACTGCGTGTAGGTCAGGCCCAGTTCGTCGAGCAGGGGCTTGTAGGCCTTGCCGAAGGCCAGATTCGCCGAATAGACGGCGAAGCAGAGGAAATCGCCGAGCCTCGCGGTGGCCGGATCGGCCTGGGCAGTCTTGTCCTTGCGGTTCATATGCGTCCCTGTCGATGCGCGGAAGGTTGCGATTCGCGCCTCATCATATATCGGACCCGATCGGCTCGCCTCACGAGCCGA
The window above is part of the Burkholderia glumae LMG 2196 = ATCC 33617 genome. Proteins encoded here:
- a CDS encoding lipocalin family protein; this encodes MRRFLLRCIVGTLVIGFGLALTAGCTSDPPNPNPRAAVPLSTVPVDLPRYMGRWYVIAHIPYFAERGFVGSRAQWTLRADGRIDDVFVGRKGGFDRPETRYRFLDTVKPGSDGGAWRVRLFWPIYVWQLTLYVDPDYRYTILGYPGKKLGWIFSREPNMDEATYQALLARLDAMGYDTSRFRRVPQTPDQIGKPGFTSPGDHG
- a CDS encoding MarR family winged helix-turn-helix transcriptional regulator, with the translated sequence MNRKDKTAQADPATARLGDFLCFAVYSANLAFGKAYKPLLDELGLTYTQYLTLVAVSEEQAPTVGRLGEKLFLESNTLTPILKKLEALGYLQRQRAARDERQVLISLTQQGWQLREELAQVDLAGACGLSPDQVERTRQAVLVLRDKLVTAVRGGGRQ